One Scophthalmus maximus strain ysfricsl-2021 chromosome 1, ASM2237912v1, whole genome shotgun sequence genomic region harbors:
- the LOC118316746 gene encoding high affinity cGMP-specific 3',5'-cyclic phosphodiesterase 9A-like isoform X3, protein MSGAGRVPPGSRMTTKIIHFMVNGRLEQAEFRADCSAADVKGLFRAAAEAGPHHILKMYNTAGVVVNISPRLEANSKESYYRLEVVASDLQSVAKPRELDHMEHRLRRLESRVLQDAGETPDIMRELKSHVEAFKRKLESVEHLSWIGLFKDDGDQQLAEVAPEVKTPQLSVQKERQQVRGKFLNMSSLQVTEEVREHLKTPIFDNWQWEEAEMLVLLQVMYTDLDFLTAFQIQPDVLQNFLFEVFCHYNNIPFHNFQHCFCVTQMMYGLIWLTDLRNKLARIDLFVMLTSALCHDLDHPGYNNVYQINAQTALALRYNDISPLENHHCAVAFGIMAKPECNVLKNLTTEQYKHIRGGMIKCILATDMARHNEILNKFKDIQPVFDFADKEHKEVLMKIMVKVSDISNEARPMAVAELWLDCLLQEFFNQSDTEKLKGLPVSPFMDRDKVSKPSSQTNFIRFVLLPLFSELTKLFPGLEVNRLSITFTSVIDPVHSSVYICSSAQTSSSL, encoded by the exons ATGTCTGGAGCGGGTCGCGTCCCACCTGGCTCCAGGATGACCACAAAAATCATCCATTTCATGGTGAACGGGCGACTGGAGCAGGCGGAGTTCAGAGCCGACTGCTCGGCTGCAGACGTGAAAG GTCTGTTTcgggcggcggcggaggcgggGCCTCACCACATCCTGAAGATGTACAACACAGCCGGCGTGGTGGTGAACATCTCCCCCCGGCTGGAGGCCAACAGCAAGGAGTCGTACTACCGGCTGGAGGTGGTGGCGTCCGACCTGCAGA GTGTGGCGAAGCCTCGGGAGCTGGACCACATGGAGCACAG gcTGCGGCGCCTCGAGAGCAGAGTCCTGCAGGACGCCGGGGAGACTCCCGACATCATGAGGGAGCTGAAGAGCCACGTGGAGGCGTtcaagaggaagctggag AGCGTCGAGCACCTGAGCTGGATCGGTCTGTTCAAGGACGACGGCGACCAGCAGCTCGCCGAGGTCGCCCCGGAGGTCAAGACGCCTCAGCTGAGCGTGCAGAAGGAACGACAACAAGTCCGCGGGAAGTTCCTCAACATGAG TTCACTGCAGGTGACGGAGGAAGTGAGGGAACATCTGAAAACTCCCATTTTCGACAACTG GCAGTGGGAGGAGGCGGAGATGCTGGTGCTGCTCCAGGTGATGTACACGGACCTGGACTTCCTGACGGCGTTCCAGATCCAGCCGGACGTCCTCCAGAACTTCCTGTTCGAGGTCTTCTGCCACTACAACAACATTCCCTTCCACAACTTCCAGCACTGCTTCTGCGTCACGCAGATG ATGTACGGACTCATCTGGTTGACGGACCTCCGGAACAAACTGGCAAGAATCGACCTGTTCGTCATGTTGACCTCGGCTCTGTGTCACGACCTCGACCATCCCGGCTACAACAACGTCTACCAG ATCAACGCTCAGACCGCATTGGCTCTCCGCTACAACGACATTTCACCTCTGGAAAACCACCACTGTGCCGTCGCCTTCGGGATCATGGCCAAG CCGGAGTGCAACGTCCTGAAGAACCTGACGACGGAGCAGTACAAACACATCCGGGGAGGAATGATCAA ATGTATTCTGGCCACCGACATGGCGCGACACAACGAAATCCTCAACAAGTTCAAAGACATTCAGCCGGTGTTCGACTTCGCCGACAAGGAGCACAAGGAAGTG CTGATGAAGATCATGGTGAAGGTGAGCGACATCTCCAACGAGGCGAGGCCGATGGCGGTGGCCGAGCTGTGGCTGGACTGTCTGCTGCAGGAGTTCTTCAACCAG AGCGACACAGAGAAACTCAAAGGACTTCCTGTGAGTCCGTTCATGGACCGAGACAAAGTGTCCAAACCGTCGTCTCAGACCAACTTCATCCGCTTCGTCCTGCTGCCGCTGTTCAGCGAACTCACCAAGCTCTTCCCCGGTCTGGAGGTGAACCGCCTGTCAATCACCTTCACCTCAGTTATTGATCCTGTTCATAGTTCAGTTTATATCTGTTCAAGTGCTCAGACGTCATCGTCtctctga
- the LOC118316746 gene encoding high affinity cGMP-specific 3',5'-cyclic phosphodiesterase 9A-like isoform X2, whose product MSGAGRVPPGSRMTTKIIHFMVNGRLEQAEFRADCSAADVKGLFRAAAEAGPHHILKMYNTAGVVVNISPRLEANSKESYYRLEVVASDLQSVAKPRELDHMEHRLRRLESRVLQDAGETPDIMRELKSHVEAFKRKLESVEHLSWIGLFKDDGDQQLAEVAPEVKTPQLSVQKERQQVRGKFLNMSSLQVTEEVREHLKTPIFDNWQWEEAEMLVLLQVMYTDLDFLTAFQIQPDVLQNFLFEVFCHYNNIPFHNFQHCFCVTQMMYGLIWLTDLRNKLARIDLFVMLTSALCHDLDHPGYNNVYQINAQTALALRYNDISPLENHHCAVAFGIMAKPECNVLKNLTTEQYKHIRGGMIKCILATDMARHNEILNKFKDIQPVFDFADKEHKEVVTTENSSSSSRNTRPHVVHSLVFEHNVLTGVCVCAPGFSADEDHGEGERHLQRGEADGGGRAVAGLSAAGVLQPERHRETQRTSCESVHGPRQSVQTVVSDQLHPLRPAAAVQRTHQALPRSGGEPPVNHLHLSY is encoded by the exons ATGTCTGGAGCGGGTCGCGTCCCACCTGGCTCCAGGATGACCACAAAAATCATCCATTTCATGGTGAACGGGCGACTGGAGCAGGCGGAGTTCAGAGCCGACTGCTCGGCTGCAGACGTGAAAG GTCTGTTTcgggcggcggcggaggcgggGCCTCACCACATCCTGAAGATGTACAACACAGCCGGCGTGGTGGTGAACATCTCCCCCCGGCTGGAGGCCAACAGCAAGGAGTCGTACTACCGGCTGGAGGTGGTGGCGTCCGACCTGCAGA GTGTGGCGAAGCCTCGGGAGCTGGACCACATGGAGCACAG gcTGCGGCGCCTCGAGAGCAGAGTCCTGCAGGACGCCGGGGAGACTCCCGACATCATGAGGGAGCTGAAGAGCCACGTGGAGGCGTtcaagaggaagctggag AGCGTCGAGCACCTGAGCTGGATCGGTCTGTTCAAGGACGACGGCGACCAGCAGCTCGCCGAGGTCGCCCCGGAGGTCAAGACGCCTCAGCTGAGCGTGCAGAAGGAACGACAACAAGTCCGCGGGAAGTTCCTCAACATGAG TTCACTGCAGGTGACGGAGGAAGTGAGGGAACATCTGAAAACTCCCATTTTCGACAACTG GCAGTGGGAGGAGGCGGAGATGCTGGTGCTGCTCCAGGTGATGTACACGGACCTGGACTTCCTGACGGCGTTCCAGATCCAGCCGGACGTCCTCCAGAACTTCCTGTTCGAGGTCTTCTGCCACTACAACAACATTCCCTTCCACAACTTCCAGCACTGCTTCTGCGTCACGCAGATG ATGTACGGACTCATCTGGTTGACGGACCTCCGGAACAAACTGGCAAGAATCGACCTGTTCGTCATGTTGACCTCGGCTCTGTGTCACGACCTCGACCATCCCGGCTACAACAACGTCTACCAG ATCAACGCTCAGACCGCATTGGCTCTCCGCTACAACGACATTTCACCTCTGGAAAACCACCACTGTGCCGTCGCCTTCGGGATCATGGCCAAG CCGGAGTGCAACGTCCTGAAGAACCTGACGACGGAGCAGTACAAACACATCCGGGGAGGAATGATCAA ATGTATTCTGGCCACCGACATGGCGCGACACAACGAAATCCTCAACAAGTTCAAAGACATTCAGCCGGTGTTCGACTTCGCCGACAAGGAGCACAAGGAAGTGGTAACGACAGAGAACTCCTCAAGCTCCTCAAGAAACACAAGACCTCATGTGGTCCACAGTTTAGTCTTTGAACACAACGTTCTTAccggtgtttgtgtttgtgctcccGGGTTCTCAGCTGATGAAGATCATGGTGAAGGTGAGCGACATCTCCAACGAGGCGAGGCCGATGGCGGTGGCCGAGCTGTGGCTGGACTGTCTGCTGCAGGAGTTCTTCAACCAG AGCGACACAGAGAAACTCAAAGGACTTCCTGTGAGTCCGTTCATGGACCGAGACAAAGTGTCCAAACCGTCGTCTCAGACCAACTTCATCCGCTTCGTCCTGCTGCCGCTGTTCAGCGAACTCACCAAGCTCTTCCCCGGTCTGGAGGTGAACCGCCTGTCAATCACCTTCACCTCAGTTATTGA
- the LOC118316746 gene encoding high affinity cGMP-specific 3',5'-cyclic phosphodiesterase 9A-like isoform X1, producing MSGAGRVPPGSRMTTKIIHFMVNGRLEQAEFRADCSAADVKGLFRAAAEAGPHHILKMYNTAGVVVNISPRLEANSKESYYRLEVVASDLQSVAKPRELDHMEHRLRRLESRVLQDAGETPDIMRELKSHVEAFKRKLESVEHLSWIGLFKDDGDQQLAEVAPEVKTPQLSVQKERQQVRGKFLNMSSLQVTEEVREHLKTPIFDNWQWEEAEMLVLLQVMYTDLDFLTAFQIQPDVLQNFLFEVFCHYNNIPFHNFQHCFCVTQMMYGLIWLTDLRNKLARIDLFVMLTSALCHDLDHPGYNNVYQINAQTALALRYNDISPLENHHCAVAFGIMAKPECNVLKNLTTEQYKHIRGGMIKCILATDMARHNEILNKFKDIQPVFDFADKEHKEVVTTENSSSSSRNTRPHVVHSLVFEHNVLTGVCVCAPGFSADEDHGEGERHLQRGEADGGGRAVAGLSAAGVLQPERHRETQRTSCESVHGPRQSVQTVVSDQLHPLRPAAAVQRTHQALPRSGETYSGAGATSVGVLLRHGEGQTRRDGETVRTKTRKTRRNSRKRRTLLYIHFVSFSFGSFRKLMFLRRERLSSHVQTNIVLLL from the exons ATGTCTGGAGCGGGTCGCGTCCCACCTGGCTCCAGGATGACCACAAAAATCATCCATTTCATGGTGAACGGGCGACTGGAGCAGGCGGAGTTCAGAGCCGACTGCTCGGCTGCAGACGTGAAAG GTCTGTTTcgggcggcggcggaggcgggGCCTCACCACATCCTGAAGATGTACAACACAGCCGGCGTGGTGGTGAACATCTCCCCCCGGCTGGAGGCCAACAGCAAGGAGTCGTACTACCGGCTGGAGGTGGTGGCGTCCGACCTGCAGA GTGTGGCGAAGCCTCGGGAGCTGGACCACATGGAGCACAG gcTGCGGCGCCTCGAGAGCAGAGTCCTGCAGGACGCCGGGGAGACTCCCGACATCATGAGGGAGCTGAAGAGCCACGTGGAGGCGTtcaagaggaagctggag AGCGTCGAGCACCTGAGCTGGATCGGTCTGTTCAAGGACGACGGCGACCAGCAGCTCGCCGAGGTCGCCCCGGAGGTCAAGACGCCTCAGCTGAGCGTGCAGAAGGAACGACAACAAGTCCGCGGGAAGTTCCTCAACATGAG TTCACTGCAGGTGACGGAGGAAGTGAGGGAACATCTGAAAACTCCCATTTTCGACAACTG GCAGTGGGAGGAGGCGGAGATGCTGGTGCTGCTCCAGGTGATGTACACGGACCTGGACTTCCTGACGGCGTTCCAGATCCAGCCGGACGTCCTCCAGAACTTCCTGTTCGAGGTCTTCTGCCACTACAACAACATTCCCTTCCACAACTTCCAGCACTGCTTCTGCGTCACGCAGATG ATGTACGGACTCATCTGGTTGACGGACCTCCGGAACAAACTGGCAAGAATCGACCTGTTCGTCATGTTGACCTCGGCTCTGTGTCACGACCTCGACCATCCCGGCTACAACAACGTCTACCAG ATCAACGCTCAGACCGCATTGGCTCTCCGCTACAACGACATTTCACCTCTGGAAAACCACCACTGTGCCGTCGCCTTCGGGATCATGGCCAAG CCGGAGTGCAACGTCCTGAAGAACCTGACGACGGAGCAGTACAAACACATCCGGGGAGGAATGATCAA ATGTATTCTGGCCACCGACATGGCGCGACACAACGAAATCCTCAACAAGTTCAAAGACATTCAGCCGGTGTTCGACTTCGCCGACAAGGAGCACAAGGAAGTGGTAACGACAGAGAACTCCTCAAGCTCCTCAAGAAACACAAGACCTCATGTGGTCCACAGTTTAGTCTTTGAACACAACGTTCTTAccggtgtttgtgtttgtgctcccGGGTTCTCAGCTGATGAAGATCATGGTGAAGGTGAGCGACATCTCCAACGAGGCGAGGCCGATGGCGGTGGCCGAGCTGTGGCTGGACTGTCTGCTGCAGGAGTTCTTCAACCAG AGCGACACAGAGAAACTCAAAGGACTTCCTGTGAGTCCGTTCATGGACCGAGACAAAGTGTCCAAACCGTCGTCTCAGACCAACTTCATCCGCTTCGTCCTGCTGCCGCTGTTCAGCGAACTCACCAAGCTCTTCCCCGGTCTGGAG AAACATATTCTGGAGCCGGTGCAACGAGCGTTGGAGTATTACTCCGACATGGAGAAGGCCAGACAAGACGAGACGGAGAAACCGTGAGGACaaagacgaggaagacgaggaggaacagcaggaagaggaggacgttACTTTATATCCATTttgttagtttttcttttgggtCTTTTCGTAAGTTGATGTTTTTACGTAGAGAAAGATTATCTTCCCACGTGCAGACtaatattgtacttttattgTGA
- the LOC118316854 gene encoding LOW QUALITY PROTEIN: serine/threonine-protein kinase BUR1 (The sequence of the model RefSeq protein was modified relative to this genomic sequence to represent the inferred CDS: inserted 4 bases in 4 codons; deleted 1 base in 1 codon; substituted 2 bases at 2 genomic stop codons) encodes MSDEQMKTDDLDPPQDLDPPEDLDPPQDLDXEDLDPPEDLDPPQDLDPPEDLDPPEDLDPPQDLDPPEDLDPPEDLDPPEDLDPPEDLDPPQDLDPPEDLDLRSEPEDLNQPQDLDPPQDLDPPEDLDPPQDLNQPQDLDPPQDLNQPQDLDPPQDLDPPEDLDPPEDLDPPEDLDXEDLNPPQDLDPPQDLDPPQDLDPPEDLDQPEYLDXEDLDPPQDLDPPEDLDPLQDLDQPEYLDXEDLDPPQDLDPPEDLDPPQDLDPPEDLDPPQDLDPPEDLDLRIXTXGSEPEDLNPPQDLDPPQDLDPPEDLNQPVVV; translated from the exons ATGTctgatgaacagatgaaaacagat GATCTAGACCCGCCTCAGGATCTggacccacctgaggatctaGACCCGCCTCAGGATCTGG CTGAGGATCTggacccacctgaggatctaGACCCGCCTCAGGATCTggacccacctgaggatctggacccacctgaggatctaGACCCGCCTCAGGATCTggacccacctgaggatctggacccacctgaggatctaGACCCGCCTGAGGATCTggacccacctgaggatctaGACCCGCCTCAGGATCTggacccacctgaggatctgGACCTGAGG TCTGAACCTGAGGATCTGAACCAGCCTCAGGATCTAGACCCGCCTCAGGATCTggacccacctgaggatctaGACCCGCCTCAGGATCTGAACCAGCCTCAGGATCTAGACCCGCCTCAGGATCTGAACCAGCCTCAGGATCTAGACCCGCCTCAGGATCTggacccacctgaggatctaGACCCGCCTGAGGATCTggacccacctgaggatctgG CTGAGGATCTGAACCCGCCTCAGGATCTAGACCCGCCTCAGGATCTGGACCCGCCTCAGGATCTGGACCCGCCTGAGGATCTGGACCAACCTGAGTATCTGG CTGAGGATTTAGACCCGCCTCAGGATCTggacccacctgaggatctaGACCCGCTTCAGGATCTGGACCAACCTGAGTATCTGG CTGAGGATTTAGACCCGCCTCAGGATCTggacccacctgaggatctaGACCCGCCTCAGGATCTggacccacctgaggatctaGACCCGCCTCAGGATCTGGACCCGCCTGAGGATCTGGACCTGAGGATCTAGACCTGAGGATCTGAACCTGAGGATCTGAACCCGCCTCAGGATCTAGACCCGCCTCAGGATCTggacccacctgaggatctgaATCAACCTGTGGTTGTATGA
- the LOC118316746 gene encoding high affinity cGMP-specific 3',5'-cyclic phosphodiesterase 9A-like isoform X4, translating into MSGAGRVPPGSRMTTKIIHFMVNGRLEQAEFRADCSAADVKGLFRAAAEAGPHHILKMYNTAGVVVNISPRLEANSKESYYRLEVVASDLQSVAKPRELDHMEHRLRRLESRVLQDAGETPDIMRELKSHVEAFKRKLESVEHLSWIGLFKDDGDQQLAEVAPEVKTPQLSVQKERQQVRGKFLNMSSLQVTEEVREHLKTPIFDNWQWEEAEMLVLLQVMYTDLDFLTAFQIQPDVLQNFLFEVFCHYNNIPFHNFQHCFCVTQMMYGLIWLTDLRNKLARIDLFVMLTSALCHDLDHPGYNNVYQINAQTALALRYNDISPLENHHCAVAFGIMAKPECNVLKNLTTEQYKHIRGGMIKCILATDMARHNEILNKFKDIQPVFDFADKEHKEVLMKIMVKVSDISNEARPMAVAELWLDCLLQEFFNQSDTEKLKGLPVSPFMDRDKVSKPSSQTNFIRFVLLPLFSELTKLFPGLEKHILEPVQRALEYYSDMEKARQDETEKP; encoded by the exons ATGTCTGGAGCGGGTCGCGTCCCACCTGGCTCCAGGATGACCACAAAAATCATCCATTTCATGGTGAACGGGCGACTGGAGCAGGCGGAGTTCAGAGCCGACTGCTCGGCTGCAGACGTGAAAG GTCTGTTTcgggcggcggcggaggcgggGCCTCACCACATCCTGAAGATGTACAACACAGCCGGCGTGGTGGTGAACATCTCCCCCCGGCTGGAGGCCAACAGCAAGGAGTCGTACTACCGGCTGGAGGTGGTGGCGTCCGACCTGCAGA GTGTGGCGAAGCCTCGGGAGCTGGACCACATGGAGCACAG gcTGCGGCGCCTCGAGAGCAGAGTCCTGCAGGACGCCGGGGAGACTCCCGACATCATGAGGGAGCTGAAGAGCCACGTGGAGGCGTtcaagaggaagctggag AGCGTCGAGCACCTGAGCTGGATCGGTCTGTTCAAGGACGACGGCGACCAGCAGCTCGCCGAGGTCGCCCCGGAGGTCAAGACGCCTCAGCTGAGCGTGCAGAAGGAACGACAACAAGTCCGCGGGAAGTTCCTCAACATGAG TTCACTGCAGGTGACGGAGGAAGTGAGGGAACATCTGAAAACTCCCATTTTCGACAACTG GCAGTGGGAGGAGGCGGAGATGCTGGTGCTGCTCCAGGTGATGTACACGGACCTGGACTTCCTGACGGCGTTCCAGATCCAGCCGGACGTCCTCCAGAACTTCCTGTTCGAGGTCTTCTGCCACTACAACAACATTCCCTTCCACAACTTCCAGCACTGCTTCTGCGTCACGCAGATG ATGTACGGACTCATCTGGTTGACGGACCTCCGGAACAAACTGGCAAGAATCGACCTGTTCGTCATGTTGACCTCGGCTCTGTGTCACGACCTCGACCATCCCGGCTACAACAACGTCTACCAG ATCAACGCTCAGACCGCATTGGCTCTCCGCTACAACGACATTTCACCTCTGGAAAACCACCACTGTGCCGTCGCCTTCGGGATCATGGCCAAG CCGGAGTGCAACGTCCTGAAGAACCTGACGACGGAGCAGTACAAACACATCCGGGGAGGAATGATCAA ATGTATTCTGGCCACCGACATGGCGCGACACAACGAAATCCTCAACAAGTTCAAAGACATTCAGCCGGTGTTCGACTTCGCCGACAAGGAGCACAAGGAAGTG CTGATGAAGATCATGGTGAAGGTGAGCGACATCTCCAACGAGGCGAGGCCGATGGCGGTGGCCGAGCTGTGGCTGGACTGTCTGCTGCAGGAGTTCTTCAACCAG AGCGACACAGAGAAACTCAAAGGACTTCCTGTGAGTCCGTTCATGGACCGAGACAAAGTGTCCAAACCGTCGTCTCAGACCAACTTCATCCGCTTCGTCCTGCTGCCGCTGTTCAGCGAACTCACCAAGCTCTTCCCCGGTCTGGAG AAACATATTCTGGAGCCGGTGCAACGAGCGTTGGAGTATTACTCCGACATGGAGAAGGCCAGACAAGACGAGACGGAGAAACCGTGA
- the LOC118316889 gene encoding vesicle transport protein SFT2B-like has protein sequence MEKLRKVLSGEDGAGGEEVVERASEAVTLTWGRRVKLFLFFFILGACLSLVATFMLWMPGSGLPVFVVFYTVGNICVLISTLFLVGPVQQIRSMCAKERAFATILMLVCLTVTLCSALWWKNYTLSLIFCIIQIVALSWYGLSYIPFIREGILKCCSLCFC, from the exons ATGGAGAAACTGAGGAAGGTTCTGAGCGGAGAGGATGGAGCAGgcggggaggaggtggtggag agaGCCAGTGAGGCGGTGACGTTGACCTGGGGGAGGAGAGTGAAGctcttcctgttcttcttcatcctggGGGCGTGTCTTTCCCTCGTG gcCACCTTCATGCTCTGGATGCCCGGCAGCGGTCTGCCTGTGTTTGTCGTCTTCTACACTGTGGGCAACATCTGCGTTCTGATCAG CACCTTGTTCCTGGTCGGTCCGGTCCAACAGATCCGGTCCATGTGCGCTAAAGAGCGAGCGTTCGCCACCATCCTGATGCTG gtctgtCTGACGGTGACTCTATGCTCTGCTCTCTGG tggaAGAACTACACCCTCTCTCTGATCTTCTGTATCATCCAAATAGTGGCTTTGAGCtg GTACGGCCTCTCATACATCCCCTTCatcag agAAGGGATCCTCAAGTGCTGTTCCTTGTGCttctgctaa